A genomic window from Cupriavidus basilensis includes:
- a CDS encoding response regulator transcription factor, protein MTDALHDPAADGAQPGASDAAPFLVIDDDAVFAGALARALTRRGYAVQIAHNRQQALALAAQTPFDYITLDLHLSAPPEAGSTAPAESGLQLVAPLRAALPDARILVLTGYASIATAVAAVKHGADEYLAKPANVDSILTALMAGVSEDAAEAAMEEPVPLSVARLEWEHIQRVLSEHEGNISATARALNMHRRTLQRKLGKRPVSR, encoded by the coding sequence ATGACCGACGCCCTCCACGATCCCGCCGCCGATGGCGCACAGCCCGGCGCCAGCGATGCCGCCCCTTTCCTGGTCATCGACGACGATGCCGTGTTCGCGGGCGCCCTGGCGCGCGCGCTGACGCGCCGCGGCTATGCCGTGCAGATCGCCCACAACCGCCAGCAGGCGCTGGCGCTGGCCGCACAAACGCCGTTTGACTACATCACGCTGGACCTGCACCTGAGCGCGCCGCCGGAAGCCGGCAGCACCGCGCCAGCCGAGTCCGGCCTGCAACTGGTCGCGCCGCTGCGCGCGGCGTTGCCCGATGCGCGCATCCTGGTGCTGACGGGCTATGCGAGCATTGCCACCGCGGTGGCCGCGGTCAAGCATGGTGCCGATGAGTACCTGGCCAAGCCGGCCAATGTGGATTCGATCCTGACAGCGCTGATGGCCGGGGTATCGGAAGACGCGGCCGAAGCCGCCATGGAAGAGCCGGTGCCGCTATCGGTGGCCCGGCTGGAGTGGGAGCACATCCAGCGGGTGCTGTCCGAACACGAGGGCAATATCTCGGCCACCGCGCGCGCGCTCAATATGCATCGGCGCACGCTGCAGCGCAAACTGGGCAAGCGGCCGGTATCGCGCTAG
- a CDS encoding ATP-binding protein: MDTIAAVPPDTAPSRPGSATSIIPVRHNLMSLRRLFWLRWALMGGQAVLLVSCEAVAGVILPYSPLLAILSLQAVFNLLTGLRMRMHTSRGGMPSDAELMGQLMVDLTALSANLFFTGGATNPFVSFYLPGLAIAAAILPWRNVIALAAYAMACYSLMLIEYVPLNLHNPDNAINYHLAGMWLNFVASATMIAVFVARLSGVLRQRDAELNLAREQLLRDARIEALNDQAAAVAHEIGTPLATLAVIAGELRADAADPRLATTHVCAYLPDLQTMEQQLELCKSILARLRDDHETAAAQRIDAWLDGYVERWQLRHPHARLEANVIGEAAALPVEAARVGQILTILLDNAARSQLAAGHEQIPLRLAIALEDNRALPTLIFRVTDRGLGIPKSQRARLGEAPMTSMHGGQGIGVYLAQSAAQQMGGRLAWHDHHEGGTVAELRLPAPSLAALPAASPFASPLTTSPR; this comes from the coding sequence ATGGATACCATCGCAGCCGTGCCGCCAGACACGGCCCCCTCCCGCCCCGGCTCCGCCACGAGCATCATCCCGGTCCGCCACAACCTGATGAGCCTGCGCCGCCTGTTCTGGCTGCGCTGGGCGCTGATGGGCGGGCAAGCGGTGCTGCTGGTTTCGTGCGAGGCCGTGGCCGGCGTGATCCTGCCGTACAGCCCCCTGCTGGCGATCCTTTCCCTGCAAGCGGTGTTCAACCTGCTCACCGGCCTGCGCATGCGCATGCACACCAGCCGCGGCGGCATGCCGAGCGACGCCGAGCTGATGGGCCAGTTGATGGTCGACCTGACGGCGCTGTCGGCCAACCTGTTCTTCACCGGCGGCGCGACGAACCCCTTTGTCTCGTTCTACCTGCCGGGCCTGGCGATCGCCGCCGCCATCCTGCCGTGGCGCAACGTGATCGCGCTCGCCGCCTACGCGATGGCCTGCTACAGCCTGATGCTGATCGAGTATGTGCCGCTGAACCTGCACAACCCGGACAACGCCATCAACTATCACCTGGCCGGCATGTGGCTCAACTTTGTCGCCAGCGCAACCATGATCGCGGTCTTCGTGGCGCGCCTGTCCGGCGTGCTGCGCCAGCGCGACGCGGAGCTCAACCTGGCGCGCGAACAGTTGCTGCGCGACGCACGCATCGAAGCGCTGAACGACCAGGCCGCGGCGGTCGCCCACGAGATCGGCACGCCGCTGGCCACGCTGGCGGTCATCGCCGGCGAACTGCGCGCCGATGCGGCGGACCCGCGCCTGGCCACCACGCACGTGTGCGCCTACCTGCCGGACCTGCAGACCATGGAACAACAGCTCGAGCTGTGCAAATCGATCCTGGCCCGCCTGCGCGACGACCACGAGACCGCGGCTGCGCAGCGCATCGATGCGTGGCTGGACGGTTATGTGGAACGCTGGCAATTGCGCCACCCCCATGCCCGGCTGGAAGCCAATGTCATTGGCGAAGCCGCGGCCCTGCCGGTGGAGGCCGCGCGCGTGGGGCAGATCCTGACGATCCTGCTGGACAACGCCGCGCGCAGCCAGCTGGCCGCGGGGCACGAGCAGATTCCGCTGCGCCTGGCCATCGCGCTGGAGGACAACCGTGCGCTGCCGACGCTGATCTTCCGCGTCACCGACCGCGGCCTGGGCATCCCAAAATCCCAGCGCGCGCGTCTGGGCGAAGCACCGATGACCAGCATGCATGGCGGCCAGGGCATTGGCGTGTACCTGGCGCAAAGCGCGGCCCAGCAGATGGGTGGCCGGCTGGCCTGGCATGACCACCATGAGGGCGGCACCGTGGCCGAGCTGCGCCTGCCCGCGCCTTCCCTGGCAGCCTTACCGGCCGCCTCACCGTTTGCCTCACCCCTGACAACGAGCCCGCGATGA
- a CDS encoding copper chaperone PCu(A)C codes for MQARFLVAVPAALLAALCSNAAFAQVDVSNAWARGTVPAQTATGVFMTLHAHEPAKLIGVSTPAAATAEVHEMKMDGNVMRMRAIGALDLPRMQDVELKPGGYHVMLMGLKAPLKKGDTVALTLKIEQGGKVTEQKVDAEVRDLTATAPAAGAHGDHKH; via the coding sequence ATGCAAGCCAGATTCCTCGTCGCGGTGCCCGCCGCCCTGCTCGCCGCGCTGTGCTCGAACGCGGCTTTCGCCCAGGTCGATGTCAGCAACGCCTGGGCGCGCGGCACCGTGCCGGCACAGACCGCCACCGGCGTGTTCATGACCCTGCATGCGCACGAACCCGCCAAGCTGATCGGCGTCAGTACGCCGGCGGCAGCCACGGCCGAAGTGCATGAGATGAAGATGGATGGCAACGTGATGCGCATGCGCGCCATTGGCGCGCTCGACCTGCCCCGCATGCAGGACGTCGAGCTCAAGCCGGGCGGCTATCACGTGATGCTGATGGGCCTCAAGGCGCCGCTGAAGAAGGGCGACACCGTTGCGCTGACGCTCAAGATCGAGCAGGGCGGCAAGGTGACCGAGCAGAAGGTCGACGCCGAAGTGCGCGACCTCACCGCAACGGCGCCGGCCGCCGGCGCGCACGGTGACCACAAGCACTGA
- a CDS encoding LysR family transcriptional regulator: MNDLRGIDLNLLVVLEALLAERHISRAALRLHLSQPAVSHALGRLRQLLDDPLLVRGQGGLVPSARAHELAGPLAEALAQVRILLGPSGFQPATARRSFRLAMSDYGAMALLPGLLRAVRKIAPGIDLVVSQASREAMTAKVADGEIDLALGVFGQPPEGVHSTELFEETYACMVDAATVRGLGKLDQVAYLARSHVLVATHSERVDAIDAAVAKVGGRRKIACVLPHWSVAPALIAGTNLVLTTARRSLAAFEEDPRFAVFDPPFPLPGFGFSLIWHDRTDADPGHSWLRERVIAVAAGDEPDDAISLRS, from the coding sequence ATGAATGATCTCCGCGGTATCGACCTGAACCTGCTGGTGGTGCTGGAAGCCCTGCTGGCCGAACGACATATTTCGCGCGCCGCCCTGCGCCTGCACCTCAGCCAGCCTGCGGTGAGCCACGCGCTGGGCCGCCTGCGCCAGTTGCTGGACGACCCGCTGCTGGTGCGCGGCCAGGGCGGCCTGGTGCCGAGCGCGCGCGCCCACGAACTGGCGGGCCCGCTGGCCGAGGCGCTGGCGCAGGTGCGCATCCTGCTGGGGCCTTCCGGCTTCCAGCCCGCCACGGCGCGCCGCAGCTTCCGCCTGGCCATGTCAGACTACGGCGCCATGGCGCTGCTGCCCGGCCTGCTGCGCGCGGTGCGCAAGATCGCCCCGGGCATCGACCTGGTGGTCAGCCAGGCCAGCCGCGAAGCCATGACAGCCAAGGTCGCGGACGGCGAGATCGACCTGGCGCTGGGCGTGTTCGGGCAGCCCCCGGAAGGCGTGCACAGCACGGAACTGTTCGAGGAAACCTATGCCTGCATGGTGGATGCGGCCACGGTGCGCGGCCTGGGCAAGCTTGACCAGGTGGCGTACCTGGCCCGCTCGCATGTGCTGGTGGCGACCCACAGCGAGCGCGTGGATGCCATCGACGCCGCCGTGGCCAAGGTGGGCGGGCGGCGCAAGATTGCCTGCGTGCTGCCCCACTGGAGCGTGGCGCCGGCGCTGATTGCCGGCACCAATCTGGTCCTGACCACGGCGCGCCGCAGCCTGGCCGCGTTCGAGGAGGATCCGCGCTTCGCGGTGTTCGATCCGCCCTTCCCCCTGCCGGGCTTTGGTTTCAGCCTGATCTGGCACGACCGCACTGACGCCGATCCCGGCCATAGCTGGCTGCGCGAGCGCGTGATCGCGGTGGCCGCCGGCGACGAGCCGGACGACGCGATCAGCCTGCGCAGCTAG
- a CDS encoding DMT family transporter, protein MHGLNHFSPALAGLVPVLVATVSGAVIPFQAGANAALGRSLGHPLWATVVSLLVSLVVVVPLLWLLKVPLPTLAVGGPGWMWVGGVAGVFYITVALVLAPRLGAGGFIAAVVAGQMVGALLLDQFGLAGFAARAVTPGRMAGAALVVLGVVVMQFAAAGAASTTPAQAAN, encoded by the coding sequence ATGCATGGCCTCAATCACTTTTCGCCGGCGCTAGCCGGCCTCGTTCCTGTTCTGGTGGCCACTGTTTCCGGAGCGGTGATCCCCTTTCAGGCCGGCGCCAACGCCGCGCTCGGGCGCAGCCTGGGCCATCCGCTGTGGGCCACTGTGGTGTCGCTGCTGGTCAGCCTGGTGGTGGTGGTGCCGCTGCTGTGGCTGCTGAAGGTTCCGCTGCCCACGCTGGCGGTGGGCGGGCCGGGCTGGATGTGGGTCGGTGGCGTGGCGGGCGTGTTCTACATTACCGTGGCGCTGGTGCTGGCCCCGCGCCTGGGCGCCGGCGGCTTTATCGCGGCGGTGGTGGCGGGGCAGATGGTGGGCGCGCTGCTGCTTGACCAGTTTGGCCTGGCGGGCTTCGCGGCGCGCGCCGTGACGCCGGGGCGCATGGCCGGCGCCGCGCTGGTGGTGCTGGGGGTGGTGGTGATGCAGTTCGCCGCGGCGGGCGCGGCCAGCACAACGCCAGCGCAGGCGGCGAACTGA
- a CDS encoding cysteine-rich CWC family protein: MSDPATVLTGQLRPIEHCSACGAGFVCGYAAGLPHCWCATQPLLPARQIVPGQHCLCPACLTRRREDAGQTQTKG, from the coding sequence GTGAGCGACCCGGCCACCGTGCTGACGGGGCAATTGCGCCCGATCGAGCATTGCAGCGCCTGCGGCGCCGGCTTTGTCTGCGGCTATGCCGCCGGTCTGCCCCACTGCTGGTGCGCCACCCAGCCGCTGCTGCCCGCCCGCCAGATCGTGCCGGGCCAGCACTGCCTGTGCCCCGCCTGCCTGACGCGCCGCCGCGAGGATGCCGGCCAGACGCAAACCAAAGGCTGA
- a CDS encoding zf-HC2 domain-containing protein, whose protein sequence is MPDTPSRRRLLPNCREIHHLTMESMDRPLSWFERVRMRGHMAICDACTNFSGQMRLMRSAMSRLGQEDEPPRDKP, encoded by the coding sequence ATGCCTGATACGCCCTCCCGCCGCCGGCTGCTGCCAAACTGCCGCGAGATCCACCACCTGACCATGGAAAGCATGGACCGGCCACTGAGCTGGTTCGAGCGCGTGCGCATGCGCGGACACATGGCCATTTGCGATGCGTGCACCAATTTTTCGGGCCAGATGCGGCTGATGCGCTCCGCCATGTCCCGGCTGGGCCAGGAAGACGAGCCGCCCAGGGACAAGCCGTGA
- a CDS encoding sigma-70 family RNA polymerase sigma factor: MSLHPDDLSALRPHLLRFARLQLRDQALAEDTVSDTLVAALEHPERFSGQSALKTYLIGILKHKIIDTLRSGRREVRLTLGGGGDEDGEAQSDIDAFDALFAKNGHYHTPPSDWGNPDRALERREFFEILQLCVDKLPAKIGRIFMMREWLELETEEICQELEITTTNAWVMLYRARMRLRECLELNWFGQKA, from the coding sequence ATGAGCCTGCACCCCGACGATCTTAGCGCCCTGCGCCCCCATTTGCTGCGCTTCGCCCGCCTGCAACTGCGCGACCAGGCACTGGCCGAGGATACCGTCTCCGACACCCTGGTGGCCGCGCTGGAACACCCGGAGCGCTTCAGCGGCCAGTCCGCCCTGAAGACCTACCTCATCGGCATCCTCAAGCACAAGATCATCGATACGCTGCGCAGCGGCCGGCGCGAAGTGCGCCTGACCCTGGGCGGCGGCGGCGACGAGGACGGCGAGGCGCAGTCGGACATCGATGCCTTCGACGCCCTGTTCGCCAAGAACGGCCACTACCATACGCCACCTTCCGATTGGGGCAACCCGGACCGCGCGCTGGAGCGCCGCGAGTTCTTCGAGATCCTCCAACTGTGCGTGGACAAGCTGCCCGCCAAGATCGGCCGGATTTTCATGATGCGGGAATGGCTAGAGCTGGAAACCGAAGAAATCTGTCAGGAACTCGAGATCACGACGACTAATGCCTGGGTCATGCTGTACCGAGCCCGCATGCGCCTGCGCGAGTGCCTGGAACTGAACTGGTTTGGACAAAAGGCGTGA